The genomic stretch GTCCGtctatcctcctcctcctcctcctcctcctcctcctcctcctcacaaCCATCTGttctcttttctcctccactggcttctttTCAAGTGTGAGCTTCCTGTCGCTTTCCCCAATTAAGCTTGTTGTCGTTTGTGTATCCAAAATCAAGCTCATGTTTGGTTACCATGGCACGTTTAGCTTCCTTTCTACACGCAACACTAGAGTAAGGActacaaacacattcattacCACAACcagagaaggggaaaaaagattttaaaatgatgtattaTTTTACATACTGTTTTATGTGAAATTTAACTTCCCACATCTGATTGATAATGTCTCAGCGTAACAGTTTACCTCATCGGCGTTAAGCAATTTGTCTtttcacaacttttttttttatagttttatttcaaCTATTAATGCCAGAGCTAACTTTTATTCTTAATTATAACTACATATTACCTGCTATGCTAGCAAGCTAggagacagacaggacaaattATATGCGGTGAGAAAGAAAATTTCATTTTTACCAATACGAAACATCTATCTATACCGAACCCTAGCTAAGTGTCCGAAGCTATGTATTCATACAAGCCTCTTTTCTGCTGCTTTTAATCACTTTACAATCCtatcagaaatcctgtcaggttatcTTATGTAAACGTTCTGGCTACctctaaaaacatttttgaatatAAACTAAAATCGCTCAAAAATCCTGTTCATTTTGTTCATCTCCGCTACctggctatttatttatttatttatttatttatttatttattgattggcAAAAGCTATTGTTTTGCACTGgagatttcaaatatttttgtatatgaCTTTAAAATCCTCTAAGAAATCCAGTCAGCTTTGATATTGTCAGCTAGCCAATTATTTTAAGCAGGGAATATTAGTAATATCGATAAATATGACTTTAAATTCCTCTCAGACATTCTGCTAGGTTAGCTTATCAGATAGCTAGCTAATATATTCAGTAAAGATTCTAAATATATGAACGTCAAAATATCCTATCGAGGTCAGGGGTTAGCAGTTAAGTTAAAATCTTTTGTTATCATGACTAAAAGTCTCATCAGAAATCCTGTTTGTTGATGTCTCTCGAGACATGATACAGGATTGTATTTTCATATTCTGGCAATTCTTTTCtcttttggaattttttttttttcctccagtcaGTCCGCCTGACTGAGTAGCCTACATGCTGCAATTATGATCAATTGGGtctctttattttgtcattacCAAGGAagaaatactttattaatcatATTCAAATTATTTGAAACTAAATTTAccagaatataatataaaaaaaaaataaataaaataaaaaatcccatACACTGCTCACAGAAGTTTTGGTTTAAAGCTAAAGGCTGTTCTGGAGAAGCATTATTTCTGATTTCTGCTTAACATGCTGTGTACAAGCAGGATTGAGCTTTTAGAATGTTACAATAGAAAACTAGCCCCGAGGGGCACTGATATGTTTGTATAGATATGGGCTCCGTGCCTCGAATTTGCAGTCTTAATTTAGCTTCGATCGGTGCTGCCATACAGATAAAGAGCCCAGAGCAACACAGCGCTCCGTAATTAATTAAACTTGTCTGGCGTTCGAGTGGTTTTAAAGTCTCCCTAAACACGTTGTTGTACACTATAAAATGCAGCCTGTGTAGAATAATGAATTGTCCAGATCATAAGTGCCCAAAAAGCTCTATAGGAGGTTATTAATTAATGACAAATTGTACTTAGTTTAGCTCCACCCCCAAAGCAATTACAGAGAAGTACAGATACGCTGTCGATCCATATATTGACTACATTATCAAAACCTCATCTaagatattattttatattttaaggcACTTATGCAGCATCTGAAAATCGGAAAATATCTTAAACCAAAATTTCTGCCTTAACAGaagattttttaaattgagAAATCATATTTGAtattaagtcaagtcaagtcaatcaATGAATGTAAGTTTGTTGAGATCACAAACTGCAATTTTGTATAAGTTCATGAATAAAAGTATAAGATTAGCTCAGAGTAAATTTGCAGAAAGCAGATTATGGTAGTCGGCTAgctaagataagataaaatggCAGGACTTCTGAGAGGAACTTGAGCTGCCTGACAGAATTACCGACTTCATACTAAGTCATAAATTgttcatatttgttttgtttttgttgttgttttttttgctatgGGTAACCTAAGTTAATGTGACTATATTGAAACTTAACTGAATGTTACTGTAgttctctttcctttttaaaacattcactACTGACACTGGCCAGGTAGCTAGCGGGAGCTAATGTGACAGGATTACTGAGAGGATTTTAGTTGATGTTTAATGTATATAATCATTACAGCTAATGTAAGAGCAACTAGCCAGAATAAGCTAAccttaaaatgtttgtgtgtgtgtgtgtgtgtgtgtgtgtgtgtgtgtgtgtgtgtgtgtgtgtgtgtgtgagagtgagagagagagagagagagagagagagagagagagagagactgtctgtctgtctgtgagctacattaaagaaaaatgaagacAATAAAGCAGGAAGCCATCAAATCCCCCTGAAGCAATGACTCACAGAATGCTTTCAGTTTTGCAAAAAAATTTcagatttctatatttttgcttttttaaacaaCACCTTTTTATAGTGCATACtaagattgtttttattttatttttttaaagagagcTGTGAACACCTGTGGCAGGtctgacatttaaaaagcagCCAGGTTTTCACAATATGTCCGTAACAAATTTAAGTTATGCCTcttaggaaaaaacaaacatgttcaaTCAACACTTCGGTTTAGAAAGAGTAAGCATGATTCCACCTGCATCTCAAAGTATTATGATGAAAGATATGTTTCTTGATGTTTATCATACCATCAATTCAGGAATAAATCATTGTTGATGTGCCGTTATTTGGAAAGTAATTAACACAAGGGTGTTTGTCCCGATTTGTCCTGATGTGAAACAGAATTGACTTTAGAGTCTCCTTATGCAAATATTGATAAATAATttagataaagataaataatattaattgcaTATCTACaactataaaatatttatcaccagtgtgtgaccaatcagattttaaaattttaaaggaaaaaatgaaaattttaaaGTGCTGTggagtaaataaaagtaaaagttgtGCTTGTAAAAGTGGATCaagtaatattattttatataataatgtaatccatatgtgtgtgtgtgtgtgtgtgtgtgtgtgtgtgtgttgcacataGAAGGCAGGACAAGGAAATCCTCAAGGTGAAGTGTTGCCTACCTTGGACATGGCGCTTTTTGACTGGACAGATTACGAGGACATGAGGCCTGAGGACAGCTGGCCATCATCCAACAAGAAAAAAGGTACAGCATTGTTTTCAAACCTTCACTGCTAATtctagctagctggctaatgtGGACCACGTCAGAGAAGATTTTTAGTCACATGTGTAACCGTAGTTGTAAAAATATTTGCGTAACataagctaacctgacaggattttattttatttttataaatatgcaTAAACTGCTAAATTTATTCATCTACAGTAGTTAATATGCACTTATTGTCATTACTTTCCATGATTATATCTAAGGTTTTTTAACGTCTAGCACTAGTAGGCTGATGCTCTGGAAATATTCTCTGGATTTCTGAGAGTATGTTTAAGTCCTGTTTGtttcattctgttctgttttattaaacTATACAGAATGGACGGTTAAAGCAGTATCATTGCttacttttattttcacatgtgtACACAACATTACATGTGCCCGAACCTCCGTacgtcactcactctcactcgtgCATCACTCCAATCTGGAAAACTAACAATCCACTTGTTACACTGTTTATAAAGGTTCATAATCTGCTTCAGTAAAACCAAGCAGCATTCATAAATGTACAGGACGTATGTTTATAAAACTAGTTAGCTAGCATGCTCTaactcattggaaagaagaccatctctagtttctgatacaagtgtcagtgtgattactgacacagagttacagaggctagaatggaggatttCATTTCCGCCCAAATAATTTTTCTGAAAACTGACTAAAATACACTACTGTAAACACATGTCAGGAGCTGAAGAACAACtcagggtcatagccacatgtcttatatttcacataaaaagtttgaagtcaaaagactcaaaaatggattttatatgaatattttctaCAGGTATGTCCACGcgtttttgtgtctttgtgccATTTGGAGACTCCAAAATGAACCTTGGGTACCCAGAGTTTCCAAGGCTTATAACCTTTGAACCCCTTTGCCTAGAAACATAATCTTGGTATCTGATGAAAGCTTACTGGAAACTGTTGTGTATGTTGGATTTGATGTCAGTCAATTAGGCACAAATTTACATTAGCAtaaccacaaaaaaacacattttcttccATTCCTCCTGagattttgataaaaaaaaaaagggcacaCAAAATGCACTGTCTATGATGtctatttacatcatttacaaaaactgtgcaaaatacaaaacacacacacaagaaatattTACACGTTATAGAAAAGTTAGAAATTCTTCATGGTGTGCCATGTATTGTAACAGTCCCTGTTTATTGTGAAGCACAGGCATACGTCGCAGGAGGTGCACTTTACTGTGGTCGTCCGGTGGCAGTGGACACACCTCCTCCGACCTACGGTGCCATCCTGTGAAAAGTGAACAAGCTTGTGTGAGGCACCTTGGGGAGCAGGAGGGGGTGGCTGTGGAGGGGCTGTGGTGGTAGACCCAGCTTCTGTCAGCTCCATCACCAGGGTCTCCTGAAAGGCCTTGAGGGACATCACCTTCTCCTGCCTTGCAGTGGCGATCTCCTTGTACAGGATGAAGGCATTGACGATGGCGATGTCGATGAAGTGGTACAGGAAAGACCGGTACCACTTCTTGGTTTTGTGCAGGACAGAGTAATACTCGATCATGGCATCTGACAGGTCCACACCACCCATGTTCCTGAGTAGAAAAGGAACATAGCCATTACATTACACTGATATTGatgcactctcactcactcattttctaccgcttatccgagatATTGATGCATTGATATAATatcaaaattcatttaaaaaaaacactgtacataCCTGTTGAAATCCTTGATGGCTGGTGGAATGGCGATATCCTGCACACGCCACTGCCCATCTGCCCCCTTGATCTGTCTCCGGACACTATCGTCCCCATGTGCTGCATGAAGCGTGGaacacatcagcacatctcTGGTGTCCCTCCACTGCACAAACACCAGGGGCCCCTCACGGATCCAGCGAATGGTGCCCCGGGGAGACGACCTCACAAGCCCGCCTGGCCTGTCTTTGGGGAACCCAATACGCTGTCCGCGAATGGTACCGCAGGCCCAGATCTTCTTTTGCAGGAGGTCACGAAAGAGATCTGGGCTTGTGTAAAAGTTATCTACAAATAACTTGTACCCGGTACCAAGCAAATGCGTATTTGTGAGACGCATGACGGAGTCATAGCTGAGCCCCTTGTTGATTGGTGCTCCCCTGCCTTCATAGATGAAGTCCCAGGTGTAACCACTGGTGGAATCCACCAGCACAAACAGCTTATAACCCCACTCCACCACGGGCTTATTCTTCTGGTGGATTCCACTGCGGGCTTTGAAGGCGACCATCCTCTCATTGATTGAAATGCACTGGTGGGGTTGATAATGTGCCATGCACATCTGCCTGAACTCCTGGTACAATGGCTTTATTTTGCCAAGCCTATCGTACCCAGCGGTGCCTCTTCTTGAGTCGTTGGCAGCATCTTCACCAGGGTCACTGAGATGGAGGGCGCGAGAGATGGCTCTGAAGCGGCGCCCGGAGATCACACTTGAGGGAAAAGACAAGGCATACAGCTCATTCCTTCTCCAATAGTCAGTGATTGCTGTTCTCTTGAGCATTCCCATATATATGATCATCGCGAGGTAGGACATCATCTCTGCCATGGTGATCCTCTGGAATGTGTCCGGGTGATTCCTTTCTCCATATTTGTTAGAATTGTTCATGATGTCTTTGAGAATGTTATTTGTCATGAATAATTTGAACAATTGTAGGATGGTGTATTTTACACCACCCATGAGCTGGCCACCAGGTGTGCGTGCTGGGTGGAAGGATGGCTGATCAGGAGTGATGTCCTCCACATCAGTGCCCTGCCATGCACCTTCAAGTCCAGAACTCGGAGTGCTTCTCCCTCCTGCTCTCCCTCTGCCTCTTCCtctgcctcttcctcttcctctgcctctTCCTCTGCCATGTCTTGCAGGCTGTGTGGAGCTAGAGGGTTGGGGTTCCAGGTCTTCCTCCTCCACAGTCACTGGGGTCCTCATgggcctctttctctctgactgCCAATCTGAGTCTGatgactctgactctctgaAACAAAGAAATGCAATGGTTAGCTTGTCACACCTCATTCACATGCATTCAAACAATCCCAATGCCCAATAACAATCTCAATGCCCAATAACAATCTCAATGCCCAATAACGACCCACAACCCTCAGAATAATCTCAATGCAATACCAGGCAGACATTCTGGCTCTCTGAAACAAAGAAATGCAACGATTAGCTTGTCACACCTCATTCAGACACATTCAAACAATCTCAATGCCCAATAACAATCTCAATGCCCAATAACGACCCACAACCCTTAGAATAAACTCAAGGCAGAAATTCTGGCTCTCTGAAACAAAGAAATGCAACGATTAGCTTGTCACACCTCATTCAGacacattcaaacaaacaatctCAATCTCAATGCCCAATAACAATCTCAATGCCCAATAACGACCCACAACCCTTAGAATAAACTCAAGGCAGACATTCTGGCTCTCTGAAACAAAGAAATGCAACGATTAGCTTGTCACACCTCATTCAGACACATTCAAACAATCTCAATGCCCAATAACAATCTCAATGCCCAATAACAATCTCAATGCCCAATAACGACCCACAACCCTTAGAATAAACTCAATGCAATACCAGGCAGAAATTGTTTTTACACAGCACCCTTCCCAAAATACAAAGTTTCTGTATTGACCACAGTCAGATCACATTTACAATttccccttacacacacatacacacgcacgcacccacccacccacacacaca from Tachysurus fulvidraco isolate hzauxx_2018 chromosome 2, HZAU_PFXX_2.0, whole genome shotgun sequence encodes the following:
- the LOC113656509 gene encoding piggyBac transposable element-derived protein 4-like, coding for MEGKKSFTPDQVAKMMCEISEDDFSSSAESDLSMDSDADEDFLKGRDPDLEDPDLESESSDSDWQSERKRPMRTPVTVEEEDLEPQPSSSTQPARHGRGRGRGRGRGRGRGRGRAGGRSTPSSGLEGAWQGTDVEDITPDQPSFHPARTPGGQLMGGVKYTILQLFKLFMTNNILKDIMNNSNKYGERNHPDTFQRITMAEMMSYLAMIIYMGMLKRTAITDYWRRNELYALSFPSSVISGRRFRAISRALHLSDPGEDAANDSRRGTAGYDRLGKIKPLYQEFRQMCMAHYQPHQCISINERMVAFKARSGIHQKNKPVVEWGYKLFVLVDSTSGYTWDFIYEGRGAPINKGLSYDSVMRLTNTHLLGTGYKLFVDNFYTSPDLFRDLLQKKIWACGTIRGQRIGFPKDRPGGLVRSSPRGTIRWIREGPLVFVQWRDTRDVLMCSTLHAAHGDDSVRRQIKGADGQWRVQDIAIPPAIKDFNRNMGGVDLSDAMIEYYSVLHKTKKWYRSFLYHFIDIAIVNAFILYKEIATARQEKVMSLKAFQETLVMELTEAGSTTTAPPQPPPPAPQGASHKLVHFSQDGTVGRRRCVHCHRTTTVKCTSCDVCLCFTINRDCYNTWHTMKNF